A genomic segment from Pediococcus acidilactici encodes:
- a CDS encoding aquaporin family protein encodes METSLWMQLVGEFVGTFILILLGDGVVAGVTLKKSKAEGAGWIAISLGWGLAVTLGVYTSAFLSPAHLNPAVTLGMAMAGKFAWANVIPYCIAQTLGGILGGVCVWIHYYPHWQATKDADAIRGIFATGPAIRNYAMNFISEVIGTFVLVFALLAFTRGNFTDGLNPIVVGILITAIGLSLGGTTGYAINPARDLGPRIAHAILPIANKGNSDWAYSWVPVFGPMVGGALGALLFNVLP; translated from the coding sequence TTTGTCGGCACGTTCATCTTAATTTTACTTGGGGACGGTGTGGTTGCTGGTGTAACCCTGAAAAAATCCAAAGCAGAGGGTGCGGGCTGGATCGCAATCTCACTTGGCTGGGGATTGGCAGTTACCTTAGGGGTGTATACCTCCGCCTTTCTAAGCCCAGCCCACTTGAACCCGGCCGTGACCCTGGGAATGGCAATGGCTGGCAAATTTGCCTGGGCCAACGTGATTCCTTACTGCATTGCCCAAACTCTGGGCGGAATCCTCGGCGGGGTATGTGTTTGGATCCATTACTATCCCCACTGGCAAGCCACTAAGGATGCCGATGCCATTCGGGGAATCTTTGCCACCGGACCGGCGATTCGTAATTACGCGATGAACTTCATCAGTGAAGTAATCGGAACTTTTGTTTTGGTATTCGCCCTGTTAGCTTTCACCCGGGGCAACTTCACCGATGGTTTGAATCCGATCGTGGTCGGCATTTTAATCACCGCCATTGGATTATCCCTTGGAGGGACGACCGGTTACGCAATTAACCCGGCACGGGATTTAGGTCCGCGGATCGCCCACGCCATTCTTCCAATCGCCAATAAGGGCAATTCCGACTGGGCGTATAGTTGGGTTCCTGTATTTGGTCCGATGGTCGGCGGCGCATTAGGTGCCTTGTTATTTAACGTGTTACCGTAG